GATTGGTATTGTTACTTCCAAAAATGGTGCAGCTGTGAGAGATATTCTCAATACAATCTATTCAAAATTTGAAAATATAGAGGTTTATATATTCAACTGTTCTGTTCAAGGACAAAACGCTCCTTATGAGATATGTGAGGGAATAGAGTATTTTAATAACATTTTGCCTGTGGAGGTTATAATTGTAGGACGTGGTGGCGGCGCGTTTGAGGATTTGATGGCTTTTAATGATGAGATGGTGGTAAGAAAGATATTTGAATCAAAAATTCCTGTAATCTCAGCTGTTGGACATGAAAGAGACTATGTGTTGACAGATTTTGTTGCTGACCTTCGTGCCATTACTCCAACAAATGCGGGTGAGATTGTTGTTAGTTTTCAAAACAAGGCTTTAGAAAAACTGGATGAATATCGCCGAAAAATGAAAAATTTGATTTCTAAGAAGATAGAGTCAAGCAGAGAAGATTTAAAACTTAAGCTCTATCGACTATATCAAAACTCGCCATCAAACAAACTTACCAAGCTTGCACAAGATGTGGATTTACTTTCAAGCAAACTTACGTTTCTGCTTAATAAAAAACTACATCATATATCAAGTAACCTGAAGATTTTGGAAAAGAGATTGTCAGTTTCAGGTCCTTATGTAAGATTTACAAGAGCAAAGAATGACTATGAAATGCTCCTTAAAAGA
This Caldicellulosiruptor changbaiensis DNA region includes the following protein-coding sequences:
- the xseA gene encoding exodeoxyribonuclease VII large subunit — translated: MLFDNIVSKKEWSVYELTSYLRKKVELDILLKNIYLKGEVIRPTLSGEHLYFELKDLEYDAKVKCVYFWFDKKIEVRHGAKVLVKGSVIFYEKEGIIEIKVSEITDIGLGELFVKLKHLEEKLKQEGLFDQKYKKEIPQYPKKIGIVTSKNGAAVRDILNTIYSKFENIEVYIFNCSVQGQNAPYEICEGIEYFNNILPVEVIIVGRGGGAFEDLMAFNDEMVVRKIFESKIPVISAVGHERDYVLTDFVADLRAITPTNAGEIVVSFQNKALEKLDEYRRKMKNLISKKIESSREDLKLKLYRLYQNSPSNKLTKLAQDVDLLSSKLTFLLNKKLHHISSNLKILEKRLSVSGPYVRFTRAKNDYEMLLKRLNMAFKNFWQKKEFEFKIKVEKLIALNPLNILKRGYSVTIHNSKVLTTVKVVSIGDEIVTRITDGIIKSKVFWTEEGADE